The following DNA comes from Deinococcus misasensis DSM 22328.
TTTTAAGGGACGTTCCGGCCAGTGCCACCATTGCCGAGTACAGCATGTCCTACCTGACCTTGCTGCATTGGCTCTTGGGCTGGGGCGAAGACGGTCTGTCCGACTGGGCAAGGCATGCCCTGTGCACCGCCAGCCTCGGAAAATGGTCGGGAAAACCGGTTCAGTACCCTCCAGAGATCACCCTCTACAAACTGGGAGAGGTGCTGCACACCCTGCAAGAATTGCGCAGCCTGTGTGATGCACAGATGCTTTACACGCAGTCGCCTGCAGATTCAAGCATCCAGCAGCTTTTGGCACACATCCAGAGCATCCATCTGGACCCCGAAGCCAACGAAATTGTCCGGCAGATGGTGCAATACGCTTTTGCTCTGGCTCTGGGTTTGACCGGTCAGCCTGAAGCATTGGAGGTGCTGGGAGATGGTGTTCCTGCACCCACCAACGGCATCTTGCAACTGGCCCTTTTGCACCCCGTCTGTCAAATGGAAATCCAGATTCGCCAACAGCAAGAAAACCTGGAAAGCTTCCAGAGGCACCAACAGGACTTTGCTGCAGGCTTTCCACGCCTGAGTGAAGCTGCACAACACTGGGTGGCACGCTGGATGCAGCACTTCACCCCTTATGCCCTGCATGTGGTGTCTCAGGAATCCGTCCTGTTGCAGGAGGCCACCCAGAGCTGCCTGCGGATTGAACAGGGTCAGGCTTTCCATCAATCCCAAATTTGGCCCCTTCACACCATCACACCTGTGTGGGTTCAGGCTCTGGGACAACCTGCAGTGGTTGTGGCAAATGTGCTGGATGCCCACTTGATCCACAGGAAAGATAAAGAAAAGAGTAAGGCATTTCCCCGGTTGGCTTCAGCTTCTTTGGGTAAACTCGATGCATGAAGAGAAAACTGATGATTCTGATGGGAGTGTTGGCCATTCTGGGAAACCCAGCCGCTTTTGCTGAACCCGGCCAGAACAACGGTCAGGGCCCCAACAGCACCACCTACTCCACCCAAACCGATCCTGCCAAGCCTTGCACCACCTGCTGATGCAAGAAGCTGTGAAAACCGCTTTCTGCCCACCTGCTGTGATCAAACCACCTGACCACCCACATGTGTCCTTGAGACCATCACCCAACTGACTCCAGAGGCTTACCCGTTAACATTCGGAAGCCTCTGGTTTTGTTTTGGTCCCTGAAGATGTTGGATTGAACCTTGGGTGTCAATCCTCTGCGAGGTTTTGCCCTTCTGGAGATGAACATTCCAAATGACGGAATGATGGCCAATCAAGCCAGCACCACTTCAGGCACCCACTCCTGCCACCCTTCCAGGTTCCCATCGGTGACCAGCACATCAATCTCAGAGGTGGGCGCAATGAAACTGGAGGACACCAGCCCGAGTTTGGTGTGGTCGGTGAGCACCATTCTGCGGATGCTGCTGGAAAAGATCGCCCGTTTGACCAGAGCATCTTCCTGATAGGGGGTGGTGTTTCCAGCGGTGGGGTGCAGGGCTGCTGCGCCAATCAAGGCCACATCGGCGCGGAATTCCTGAATGGTTTGCACGCAGGTGTGCCCGTGGAAGTGCCTCAGGGTCTGGTTCCAGAGCCCCCCGGTGACGATGAGTTGCACGGTGGATTTGTGTTCGAAGCAGTGGGCCACTTCGAGGGAGTTGGTGATGACAGTGAGGTGCAAGTCCTGTTCAGAGAGGGCTTGGGCAGCAGCGAGGGTGGTGCTGCCTGCGTCGATGAACACGGTTTGCTCGGGTTGGATCATGCGGGCTGCAGCTTGACCGATGCGGACTTTGTTGGTGCTGAGCACGCTGGCCCTCTGGGTGTAGGTCAGGCGTGGGGTGTCAAGCATCACGGCCCCACCGTGGGTTTTTTGCAGGTATCCGTGGTCTGCAAGGTGTTTGAGGTCACGGCGGATGGTGTCTTCAGAGACCTGCAGGTGGCTGGCAAGGTCTTGAACGGTGACCCGACCCAGACGGATCAGGTCATCGAGAATGCGTTTTCGGCGCTCTTCGGCAAACATGGGCAAGTTCATTGTAGCAAAAATGCAGGAGTTTGCAGGTTTTTGCGTTTTTTGTCGTACAATGGTTCCCATGAACGAGATCTTGCCGAAATTTGCCGATTTGAGAGCAGTGCTCTTTGACATGGACGGGGTACTGACCCAGAACACCCCCTTCCATGAACTGGCCTGGAGACAGGCCGCAGGGCAGCAGTATGGAATCGACATCCCCGAGGGAGACCTGCGCATCCATGCAGGCAAAAACAGCGAAATCCTGCAAGTGCTGCTGAACCGTGAAGTGCCCGAGGAAGAAGTGCAGCACTTTCACCACCTCAAAGAATCCACCTATCGGGACCTCGCCAGAGGAAGCCTTGAACCCACCCTGGGGCTGAAAGCCTACCTGAACTGGTTGCAAGAGCAGAACCTGCAAGTGGCTCTGGTCACAGGAGCAGACCGGCCCAATGTGGATTTTGTGCTTCAGGCCCTCGGGCTGACAGACACTTTTGCAGTGCAAATCACCTCTGAACTGTTCGAAAAAGGCAAGCCCGATCCCACCTGTTACCACCTCGCACTTCAACAACTGGGGCTCACCCCTGCTCAGGTGCTGGTTCATGAGGATTCTCCAGCAGGAACCGCAGCCGCGGTGGCTGCGGGATGCACCGTGCTGGCCCTCGGAACCACCACCACACCAGAGGTCCTGCAAACCCGAGGGGCTGCAAAAGTGTTCCGGGATTTCACGGACATCCTGCCCTTCATGCAACGGCATCAAAGTGCCGTGACAGGCAGATAAGTTCAACCATGCAGAACGCACCCCTTCCTCTGGAACGCCAGACGGTCAACGCACGTCTTGCCGTCTCAACCGTGTTTTTTCTGCTGGGTTTGCTGTTTGCCAGTTGGGTGTCCCGCATTCCTGCCGTGGCAGAACACCTGAACCTCAATGAAGCCCAGCTGGGGGTGGCCCTGCTCGGGGTGGCAGTGGGGGCACTGCTGGCCTTTCCCCTCTCTGGATGGGCCACTTCCCGTTTTGGCTCCCGGATGCCCACCTGGGTGGGCATCACCTTCATGGCGGTGGCGTTGCCTCTGGTCACTCTGGCACAGGACCTGATCGGCTTGACCTTGCTGTTGTTGCTGCTGGGTGCAGGCAATGGAGGCACCGATGTCGCCATG
Coding sequences within:
- a CDS encoding DeoR/GlpR family DNA-binding transcription regulator, whose translation is MFAEERRKRILDDLIRLGRVTVQDLASHLQVSEDTIRRDLKHLADHGYLQKTHGGAVMLDTPRLTYTQRASVLSTNKVRIGQAAARMIQPEQTVFIDAGSTTLAAAQALSEQDLHLTVITNSLEVAHCFEHKSTVQLIVTGGLWNQTLRHFHGHTCVQTIQEFRADVALIGAAALHPTAGNTTPYQEDALVKRAIFSSSIRRMVLTDHTKLGLVSSSFIAPTSEIDVLVTDGNLEGWQEWVPEVVLA
- a CDS encoding HAD family hydrolase codes for the protein MNEILPKFADLRAVLFDMDGVLTQNTPFHELAWRQAAGQQYGIDIPEGDLRIHAGKNSEILQVLLNREVPEEEVQHFHHLKESTYRDLARGSLEPTLGLKAYLNWLQEQNLQVALVTGADRPNVDFVLQALGLTDTFAVQITSELFEKGKPDPTCYHLALQQLGLTPAQVLVHEDSPAGTAAAVAAGCTVLALGTTTTPEVLQTRGAAKVFRDFTDILPFMQRHQSAVTGR